From a region of the Nitrospira sp. genome:
- the nuoI gene encoding NADH-quinone oxidoreductase subunit NuoI, with protein MATTPTSKRLSLSEWFKTVTFYEILVGMKATLSHLLNYRPVTLQYPHEKRTLPDNYRGMLALLRYDDGTEKCVGCDLCEAACPSRVIRVVSAEVPDEPTKRYSKEYYMDMTRCLFCGMCVDACPVDALGMTREFEWAVYDKRQLHLNKQQLLAIGDRSFPVREKRLELQHPNVAFFNVAFKHVPPKPN; from the coding sequence ATGGCCACTACCCCAACCAGCAAGCGCTTGAGCCTGTCCGAGTGGTTCAAGACCGTCACGTTCTACGAGATTCTCGTCGGCATGAAGGCGACACTGTCCCATCTCCTCAATTACCGTCCCGTAACGTTGCAATATCCCCATGAAAAACGCACATTGCCTGACAACTATCGCGGCATGCTCGCGCTGCTCCGATACGACGACGGGACGGAGAAATGCGTGGGCTGTGATCTGTGTGAAGCGGCGTGCCCGTCGCGTGTCATCCGGGTCGTCAGCGCCGAGGTGCCGGACGAACCGACCAAGCGCTATTCGAAAGAATATTACATGGATATGACCCGTTGCTTATTCTGCGGGATGTGTGTGGATGCCTGTCCCGTCGACGCGCTGGGCATGACGAGGGAATTTGAATGGGCGGTGTACGACAAGCGACAACTCCATCTGAATAAACAACAGTTGCTCGCGATCGGTGACCGCTCGTTTCCGGTCCGCGAGAAACGCTTGGAACTTCAGCATCCAAACGTCGCGTTTTTCAACGTGGCATTCAAGCACGTGCCACCGAAACCGAACTGA
- the nuoH gene encoding NADH-quinone oxidoreductase subunit NuoH: MSEFGLRLAISLTQIAAVMGIVIVTVLILTLAERKVLGWMQDRMGPMEVGPYGILQPFADAIKLFFKEDIVPAGANKLLFTMAPILCLIPAFIGFAVIPWGPNWKFEVNGISVTPFVISDINIGILYILAFASLGAYGIILGGWASNSKYSLLGGLRSAAQIISYELNVGLSIVGVLLLAGSLSLVKITDAQAGGFWNWYLFALPAPQIFAFVVYVISSVAETNRVPFDLPEAESELVAGFFTEYSGLRFAFFFLAEYANMVLVSCVAAALFLGGWNAPYPGTIMALLGAPSLAWAENTMWFAVKTYSFLFLFFWLRATLPRLRYDQLMRFGWKVMLPIALGNIVVTSLAVFFYNQMK; this comes from the coding sequence GTGAGTGAATTCGGGTTACGCCTTGCCATCTCCCTTACTCAGATCGCCGCGGTCATGGGCATCGTGATCGTGACGGTTCTCATCCTGACCCTTGCGGAGCGCAAAGTCTTGGGATGGATGCAGGACCGCATGGGCCCGATGGAAGTCGGCCCCTACGGCATTCTCCAACCGTTTGCCGATGCCATCAAGCTGTTTTTCAAGGAGGACATCGTCCCCGCCGGCGCGAACAAGCTCCTCTTCACGATGGCACCGATTCTGTGTTTGATTCCCGCATTCATCGGGTTTGCCGTGATTCCGTGGGGACCGAACTGGAAGTTCGAGGTCAACGGCATCTCCGTGACGCCGTTCGTGATCAGCGATATCAACATCGGAATTCTCTACATCTTGGCCTTCGCCTCGCTCGGCGCCTATGGCATCATCCTGGGCGGGTGGGCATCCAACAGCAAATACTCGTTGCTTGGAGGCCTGCGGTCAGCCGCACAGATCATCAGCTATGAACTCAACGTCGGACTATCCATTGTCGGGGTGCTGCTTCTGGCCGGCTCGCTCAGCCTTGTGAAAATCACCGATGCCCAAGCCGGAGGGTTTTGGAATTGGTACCTGTTCGCGTTGCCGGCCCCACAAATTTTTGCGTTCGTCGTATACGTGATCTCCTCCGTGGCCGAAACCAACCGCGTCCCGTTCGATTTACCGGAAGCGGAAAGCGAACTTGTTGCCGGGTTCTTTACCGAGTACAGCGGCCTCCGATTCGCATTCTTCTTCCTCGCCGAGTACGCAAATATGGTCCTGGTGTCCTGTGTGGCTGCTGCGCTGTTTCTCGGCGGTTGGAATGCTCCGTACCCAGGAACTATTATGGCGCTCCTCGGCGCCCCATCCTTGGCATGGGCGGAGAACACGATGTGGTTTGCGGTCAAGACGTACTCGTTCTTGTTCCTCTTTTTCTGGCTCAGAGCCACGTTGCCACGGCTGCGATACGATCAACTGATGAGATTCGGCTGGAAGGTGATGCTACCCATCGCATTGGGCAATATCGTTGTGACGTCCCTGGCCGTGTTTTTCTACAACCAGATGAAGTAG
- the nuoF gene encoding NADH-quinone oxidoreductase subunit NuoF, with protein MPKHELILLKNMMQPGYTGSLADYEKTGGYQALRMSLGKIAPTDVTTMVRKSGLRGRGGAGFPTGVKWGFLPKEYQGPRYLCCNADESEPGTFKDRQLMERDPHQVLEGIVLACYAIGAETGYIYIRGEMVLASKILERAIDEARAAGYIGKNILGTGVNADVWVHRGAGAYICGEETALLESLEGKRGLPRIKPPFPATHGLYNKPTVVNNVETLANLPHIINRGPEWFAAIGSPPKSTGTRVFCVSGHVKRPGNYEVPMGMTVRELVYEYAGGMRSDKPLKAIIPGGASAPFLTPAHLDVKLDFEHVAAAGSMLGSGGVTVMEEGTSMVWAALRLMEFFYHESCGKCSPCREGSSWLVQTLRRILAKRGRMEDLETLLDLCKNIAGRTVCAFGDAEVAPIQSTLKHWRQEYVELINEAEAANLIRPEPVRH; from the coding sequence ATGCCCAAACACGAACTCATTCTTTTGAAAAATATGATGCAACCCGGCTATACCGGGTCGCTGGCGGACTATGAAAAAACGGGGGGCTATCAAGCCTTGCGCATGTCGCTCGGCAAGATCGCCCCGACAGATGTGACCACTATGGTCCGAAAGTCTGGGCTGCGTGGTCGCGGCGGTGCAGGTTTTCCGACCGGGGTAAAATGGGGATTCCTGCCGAAAGAGTATCAAGGTCCCCGTTACCTCTGCTGCAACGCCGACGAGAGCGAGCCCGGTACGTTTAAGGACCGTCAACTCATGGAACGAGACCCGCACCAGGTTTTGGAAGGCATCGTGTTGGCCTGTTATGCCATCGGCGCGGAAACCGGCTACATTTACATTCGCGGCGAAATGGTCTTGGCTTCGAAGATTCTTGAACGAGCCATCGATGAAGCGCGGGCGGCGGGCTACATCGGGAAGAATATTCTCGGCACGGGCGTCAATGCGGACGTGTGGGTGCATCGGGGAGCGGGCGCGTACATTTGTGGGGAAGAAACCGCTCTTCTGGAATCGCTTGAGGGGAAGCGTGGACTTCCTCGAATCAAGCCCCCGTTTCCGGCGACGCATGGGCTCTACAACAAACCGACCGTCGTCAACAACGTCGAGACGCTGGCAAACCTCCCGCATATCATCAACCGAGGCCCCGAATGGTTTGCAGCGATCGGTTCTCCGCCGAAGAGCACCGGCACCAGGGTGTTCTGTGTCAGCGGACATGTGAAACGACCGGGCAATTATGAAGTTCCAATGGGGATGACGGTCCGAGAATTGGTGTATGAGTATGCCGGTGGCATGCGGTCCGATAAGCCGTTGAAAGCTATTATTCCCGGCGGAGCGTCGGCGCCTTTTCTCACACCTGCCCATCTCGACGTGAAACTGGATTTTGAACACGTTGCGGCGGCGGGCTCCATGTTGGGATCCGGCGGCGTGACCGTGATGGAAGAAGGCACCAGCATGGTCTGGGCGGCGCTTAGGCTGATGGAATTTTTCTATCATGAGTCCTGCGGGAAATGTAGTCCCTGCCGAGAAGGCAGTTCGTGGCTCGTCCAGACGCTCCGTAGAATTCTGGCGAAGCGCGGCCGGATGGAGGACCTTGAAACCTTGTTGGATCTATGCAAAAACATCGCAGGCCGCACCGTCTGCGCCTTCGGCGATGCGGAGGTCGCTCCGATCCAGAGCACGCTGAAGCACTGGCGGCAGGAGTATGTCGAGCTCATTAACGAAGCGGAAGCAGCGAATCTCATCAGACCTGAACCGGTGAGACATTAA
- the nuoG gene encoding NADH-quinone oxidoreductase subunit NuoG encodes MPETTTQMVRMTIDGMTVNVPKGTLVIEAARRVGVMIPHFCYHPKLKPDANCRMCLVEIEKMPKLQTACSTPVDEGMSVRTATTVVNDAHRSVLEFILANHPLDCPVCDQGGKCDLQDFSHQYTATSRFVETKRIFQKEYFSPLIETQMNRCVQCLRCVRYCDEVMDVKALAPVGRGTMTEIKSFGPHPLDCEFCGGCVQICPVGAITSRLSMYEYRPWMLKRAESICGYCGDGCQITVQTKGQELVEVNSAHGAGRNNGDLCARGFFGFHAASNPDRLTHPLIRRDGILVQATWEEALEYVAGRVSEIKAAHGGQSFGGLISGRCTNEELYLFQKFLRVAVGTNNIDSSARYGHINGLQAMRLVQGTYRWTVTFDDILEADVLLLVGTNITETNPITGLKVKEAVKKRHATLITIESLEPVIDTISNIANLSHHHFRIPPSDMPHAILGLLKAVAEQDLIQPDVAQRYPTFVDAVTKAVRAFSWQDLHAATGVESDSFVKAAKALAAGRRVIVLTGQLLLRSERGYGASLTLLDLLLLTGKLDQPGCGFAPLAEENNDQGAVEMGAVAEFLPGACSVTSSADRDRIMRQWNGDLPLTVGASLVEMLDRAKAGSLKAMFIVGENPVGSLPAPVRAEESLRKLDLLVCQELFLTETASVAHVVLPAASSMEKSGTFTNTEGHVQAVRPSIEPIGESRPDWEVFSALSILLDSPMEYAESKDILKEIRSLIPGYGSLGPAPLPPKVDQRAMERYLTESYQPDLATRYRFVAPKSRPDGTVRLELVQSLFHSGKLSTRAKGLLQVEGSGRLRINPHDAARFALVDGDRVRLSSTSGEMTTEVKVVERVPQGTAWFPDHFGQAAVGLFECAIDPITHVPSFQTATVSMMKVA; translated from the coding sequence ATGCCTGAGACCACGACACAGATGGTTCGAATGACGATCGATGGGATGACGGTCAACGTCCCGAAAGGGACCTTAGTAATCGAAGCGGCCCGCCGTGTCGGCGTCATGATTCCGCATTTCTGCTATCACCCGAAGCTCAAACCGGACGCCAATTGCCGCATGTGCCTGGTCGAAATCGAAAAGATGCCCAAACTTCAAACGGCCTGTAGCACGCCGGTCGACGAAGGGATGAGCGTGCGCACCGCCACGACCGTCGTCAACGATGCCCATCGATCGGTGCTCGAGTTCATCCTTGCCAACCATCCGCTCGATTGTCCGGTCTGCGATCAAGGAGGAAAGTGCGACCTTCAGGACTTTTCCCACCAGTACACAGCGACCAGCCGGTTCGTCGAAACCAAACGCATCTTCCAAAAGGAGTATTTCAGTCCGCTCATCGAGACCCAGATGAATCGCTGCGTGCAGTGTCTCCGCTGCGTTCGATACTGCGATGAAGTGATGGACGTCAAAGCGCTGGCGCCGGTCGGTCGCGGCACCATGACCGAAATCAAGTCCTTCGGCCCGCACCCGTTGGATTGCGAGTTCTGCGGCGGCTGCGTGCAGATCTGCCCGGTGGGAGCGATTACCAGCCGGCTGTCCATGTATGAATATCGGCCCTGGATGCTGAAACGAGCCGAGAGCATTTGCGGATACTGTGGAGACGGCTGTCAGATTACCGTCCAGACAAAGGGGCAGGAATTAGTAGAAGTGAATTCGGCGCATGGGGCGGGACGAAACAATGGGGACTTGTGCGCTCGGGGATTTTTCGGGTTCCATGCCGCCAGCAATCCGGATCGCCTGACTCACCCACTCATTCGGCGCGATGGCATACTCGTACAAGCTACATGGGAAGAAGCCCTGGAATACGTCGCGGGTCGTGTCAGCGAGATTAAAGCGGCTCATGGAGGACAGAGTTTCGGAGGGTTAATCTCGGGCCGATGCACCAACGAAGAGTTGTATCTTTTTCAGAAATTTCTCCGCGTGGCGGTCGGCACCAACAACATCGACAGCAGCGCCCGCTACGGCCACATCAACGGTCTCCAAGCTATGCGACTCGTACAGGGTACCTATCGATGGACCGTCACCTTCGACGACATCCTGGAAGCCGATGTCCTCCTACTCGTCGGCACGAACATCACTGAAACCAATCCCATCACGGGCCTCAAGGTCAAAGAGGCGGTCAAGAAACGCCATGCGACGTTGATCACCATTGAATCGCTGGAACCGGTCATCGACACGATCAGTAATATCGCCAATCTTTCGCACCATCATTTCCGTATTCCGCCCAGCGACATGCCACATGCGATTCTTGGCCTTCTGAAGGCCGTGGCGGAGCAGGACCTGATACAGCCTGACGTCGCGCAACGTTACCCTACCTTTGTCGATGCCGTCACGAAAGCCGTGCGCGCATTCTCCTGGCAGGATCTTCACGCAGCGACCGGTGTGGAGTCTGACTCATTCGTCAAGGCCGCCAAGGCACTCGCAGCCGGACGGCGAGTAATCGTACTGACCGGACAACTCCTGTTGCGCAGCGAGCGTGGATACGGCGCATCCTTGACCCTTCTTGATCTGCTTCTTCTTACAGGAAAACTGGATCAGCCTGGATGCGGTTTTGCGCCGCTCGCAGAAGAAAATAATGACCAGGGTGCCGTCGAAATGGGGGCTGTGGCCGAGTTCCTCCCCGGTGCCTGCTCCGTGACCAGCAGCGCGGACCGCGATCGGATCATGAGGCAATGGAACGGGGACCTTCCGCTCACCGTTGGAGCGTCTCTCGTCGAAATGTTGGATCGCGCCAAGGCCGGATCCCTCAAAGCCATGTTCATCGTCGGGGAAAATCCCGTGGGAAGCCTTCCGGCGCCGGTGCGTGCGGAGGAATCCTTGCGCAAGTTGGATTTGCTGGTCTGTCAGGAGCTGTTTTTGACGGAAACGGCCTCCGTAGCCCACGTCGTGTTGCCGGCCGCTTCTTCCATGGAAAAGAGCGGGACCTTTACAAACACCGAAGGGCATGTTCAAGCCGTTCGTCCGTCCATTGAGCCCATTGGAGAAAGCCGCCCTGACTGGGAAGTCTTCTCTGCCCTTTCCATTCTGTTGGATTCACCGATGGAATACGCCGAGAGCAAAGACATCCTCAAAGAAATTCGGAGCCTCATTCCCGGCTATGGCTCGCTGGGACCGGCACCGTTGCCCCCAAAAGTCGATCAGAGAGCCATGGAACGTTATCTCACTGAAAGCTATCAGCCTGATCTCGCAACGCGGTATCGATTCGTGGCGCCGAAATCCAGGCCGGACGGAACCGTCCGGTTAGAGTTAGTGCAGAGCTTGTTTCACTCCGGGAAGCTGTCCACACGCGCGAAAGGGTTGTTACAAGTGGAGGGCAGCGGCCGGCTCCGTATCAATCCGCATGACGCGGCGCGCTTTGCGCTGGTCGATGGCGATCGAGTCCGCCTATCCAGCACATCCGGAGAAATGACGACCGAGGTAAAAGTTGTGGAGCGGGTTCCACAAGGAACGGCATGGTTTCCAGATCACTTCGGCCAAGCCGCCGTCGGGTTGTTTGAATGCGCCATCGATCCGATCACCCATGTTCCCTCGTTCCAGACAGCGACGGTGTCCATGATGAAGGTCGCATGA